DNA from Meleagris gallopavo isolate NT-WF06-2002-E0010 breed Aviagen turkey brand Nicholas breeding stock unplaced genomic scaffold, Turkey_5.1 ChrUn_random_deg7180001334033, whole genome shotgun sequence:
CTGGACACCCTCAACGAGGACTCCTACAAGGACTCAACGCTCATCATGCAGCTCCTCCGCGACAACCTAACGCTCTGGACAAGCGATCAGCAAGATGACGATGGTGGAGAAGGCAACAATTAGACCCCCAGATGGACT
Protein-coding regions in this window:
- the LOC104917314 gene encoding 14-3-3 protein gamma-B translates to LGLALNYSVFYYEIQNAPEQACHLAKTAFDDAIAELDTLNEDSYKDSTLIMQLLRDNLTLWTSDQQDDDGGEGNN